One window of the Deltaproteobacteria bacterium genome contains the following:
- a CDS encoding ABC transporter ATP-binding protein, producing the protein MERSDMSLSFHLKRHFHGFSIDLGFSTEENMAVLFGPSGAGKSLLLNMLSGIIRPDEGFVRIDDTEVFNSRAGIDIPIKDRRIGFVFQDYALFPHMTVFENIAYGISHLPKNKIKAKVEGLLLLMRLGGFQDRFPKELSGGQRQRTALARTIATEPRILLLDEPFSALDYQVREKLRADLLMIHQRYPITTLFVTHDLEEAFVMGEKIAIINNGRLEQFGAREDVFYKPKTKNVAKFLGARNMFSGKVISLNGITVTIENPDIGEVKAFIHPEDAQLVIGEKITFGIRPEEIMIIRPDKPIDKQVQDNILEGEVLTTLGKGDSYTIYLKVKDRDATFKIEIPNFVYRKLKLSKGKKIAVSLKKESIWIIPERQDGADGKLPH; encoded by the coding sequence ATGGAGCGAAGCGACATGTCACTTTCCTTTCATCTTAAAAGACATTTCCATGGTTTTTCAATTGACCTTGGATTTTCTACTGAAGAAAATATGGCTGTCCTGTTCGGGCCGTCGGGCGCAGGAAAGAGTCTTCTCTTAAATATGCTCTCAGGCATTATAAGACCTGACGAAGGTTTTGTCAGGATTGACGATACAGAGGTTTTTAATTCCAGAGCAGGAATAGACATTCCGATAAAGGACAGAAGGATAGGTTTTGTGTTTCAGGACTATGCCCTTTTTCCGCATATGACTGTTTTTGAAAATATCGCCTACGGCATAAGCCATCTGCCCAAAAATAAAATAAAGGCAAAGGTTGAAGGGCTTCTTCTTCTTATGAGGCTTGGCGGATTTCAGGACAGATTTCCAAAGGAGTTGTCAGGCGGACAGAGGCAGAGGACGGCGCTTGCAAGGACCATTGCAACAGAACCCAGAATACTCCTCCTCGATGAGCCGTTTTCAGCCCTTGATTATCAGGTCAGGGAAAAATTAAGGGCTGACCTTTTGATGATACACCAGAGATACCCGATAACAACGCTCTTTGTCACCCATGACCTTGAAGAGGCGTTTGTCATGGGTGAAAAGATTGCGATAATAAACAACGGCAGACTTGAGCAGTTCGGCGCAAGGGAAGATGTCTTTTATAAGCCTAAGACAAAAAACGTTGCAAAATTTCTGGGCGCAAGGAATATGTTCAGCGGTAAAGTTATTTCTTTGAATGGTATAACAGTTACAATAGAAAACCCTGATATTGGAGAGGTTAAGGCATTTATACATCCTGAAGATGCCCAGCTCGTTATTGGAGAAAAAATAACATTCGGAATAAGGCCTGAAGAGATTATGATTATAAGACCCGATAAACCGATAGATAAACAGGTTCAGGATAATATACTGGAAGGCGAGGTTCTGACGACCCTTGGGAAAGGGGACAGCTATACCATATACCTTAAGGTGAAAGACAGGGATGCAACGTTTAAGATAGAAATTCCGAATTTTGTATATAGAAAACTTAAACTCAGCAAAGGCAAAAAGATTGCAGTGTCTTTGAAAAAAGAGAGTATATGGATAATACCTGAAAGGCAGGATGGGGCTGATGGCAAACTCCCACATTGA